In Nitrosophilus labii, the following proteins share a genomic window:
- a CDS encoding integrase core domain-containing protein, producing the protein MNISLYSPAFIKPGSPWQNAYVESFNGKFIDESLNREWFANRKEAQVIIEQ; encoded by the coding sequence TTGAATATCTCTTTATACTCTCCAGCTTTCATCAAACCTGGATCTCCCTGGCAAAATGCCTATGTAGAAAGCTTCAATGGAAAATTCATAGATGAAAGCTTAAATAGAGAGTGGTTCGCAAACAGAAAAGAGGCCCAGGTTATCATTGAACAGTAG